From the genome of Planctomycetia bacterium, one region includes:
- a CDS encoding glycosyltransferase family 39 protein has protein sequence MRHTMPPGRIEAAWRPETGTLLPADSIADRRRRWALAAILLLAFVVRLAAANWWQHRLGERSFGFADSESYWALGQRIAQGKPYAFGEDKVFRTPGYPVVLSAPIRMFGAGLEGIWFARMEAAVLGLLAVGGVWCWARMLFDDRTALVAAGLAAIYPGAISTSTLILSEAPFCPLMVANLVLWTRAERAGTTGGRWGAACAAGMLAGLATLMRPSWLLFAPFALTLGMLRGGPWRPRLELAAAMLLGLVLVMSPWWVRNWQVVGRFVPTSLQVGASLYDGLNPKATGASEMSFVPEFSAAERAQPSGDPAIPFEVRLDRRMRDASVDWAQEHLGQVVRLMGVKFLRMWNVWPNEPSFSSWPLRVAILLSYGPILALAIIGAVRYLPRGWPYILCVLPAVYFTLLHTIFVSSLRYREPAMFGLIVLAAAVLSEASQRGTRQPERGT, from the coding sequence ATGCGACATACGATGCCGCCCGGCCGGATTGAGGCCGCCTGGCGTCCGGAGACTGGCACGTTGCTGCCTGCCGATAGCATTGCCGATCGCCGCCGCCGTTGGGCCTTGGCCGCCATCCTGTTGCTGGCGTTCGTCGTGCGATTGGCGGCGGCCAATTGGTGGCAGCACCGGCTGGGCGAGCGGTCGTTTGGCTTTGCCGATTCGGAAAGTTATTGGGCTTTGGGGCAACGCATCGCGCAGGGCAAGCCGTACGCGTTTGGTGAAGACAAAGTGTTCCGCACGCCGGGCTATCCGGTCGTGCTGAGCGCGCCGATTCGCATGTTTGGGGCAGGACTGGAAGGAATCTGGTTCGCCCGAATGGAAGCCGCTGTGCTGGGACTGCTGGCGGTAGGAGGAGTCTGGTGTTGGGCAAGGATGCTCTTCGACGATCGAACCGCGCTGGTGGCCGCCGGATTGGCGGCGATCTATCCTGGCGCGATTTCCACCTCGACGTTGATCCTCAGCGAGGCGCCGTTCTGCCCGTTGATGGTGGCGAACCTTGTCCTTTGGACCCGGGCGGAACGTGCCGGGACGACCGGCGGACGCTGGGGGGCGGCCTGCGCAGCCGGCATGCTGGCAGGGCTGGCGACATTGATGCGGCCGAGTTGGCTGCTGTTCGCGCCGTTCGCCTTGACGCTCGGCATGTTGCGCGGCGGCCCCTGGCGTCCGCGGCTGGAGTTAGCGGCGGCGATGCTGCTGGGGCTCGTGCTGGTGATGTCTCCCTGGTGGGTGCGCAATTGGCAAGTCGTCGGGCGGTTTGTACCGACGTCTCTGCAAGTCGGCGCGAGTCTCTACGACGGCTTGAATCCGAAGGCGACCGGCGCGAGCGAAATGAGCTTCGTCCCGGAATTCTCCGCGGCGGAGCGCGCGCAGCCTTCGGGCGATCCTGCAATTCCCTTCGAAGTGCGGCTCGATCGGCGAATGCGCGACGCTTCGGTCGACTGGGCGCAGGAACATCTCGGCCAAGTCGTTCGCTTGATGGGCGTCAAGTTCCTGCGGATGTGGAACGTGTGGCCGAACGAACCGTCGTTTTCCAGTTGGCCGCTGCGGGTCGCCATTCTGCTCAGCTATGGTCCGATCCTGGCGCTAGCCATCATCGGCGCGGTTCGCTACCTGCCCCGCGGCTGGCCGTACATCCTCTGCGTGCTGCCGGCCGTCTATTTCACCCTGTTGCATACGATCTTCGTCAGCTCCCTCCGCTACCGCGAACCGGCGATGTTCGGATTGATCGTCCTGGCAGCGGCGGTACTCAGCGAGGCGAGCCAACGCGGAACGCGGCAGCCGGAACGCGGAACTTAA